From one Mangifera indica cultivar Alphonso unplaced genomic scaffold, CATAS_Mindica_2.1 Un_0161, whole genome shotgun sequence genomic stretch:
- the LOC123208218 gene encoding heat stress transcription factor A-5-like, whose amino-acid sequence IAQPNQDIGRAAESRYNSTEKESDTRSFPKNKNLGNEDVTLSYSQEAANNNPGPVTGPARINDVFWEQFLTERPGSSDNEEASSCYRANPQEEQEDRRPGQGISRNTKNIEQLTL is encoded by the coding sequence attgcCCAACCTAATCAAGATATTGGAAGAGCAGCAGAGTCAAGGTATAATTCCACTGAAAAAGAATCTGATACTAGATCTTTTCCGAAGAACAAGAATCTGGGTAATGAGGATGTGACACTATCTTATTCGCAAGAGGCTGCAAATAATAATCCTGGGCCTGTGACTGGCCCAGCTCGAATAAATGATGTATTCTGGGAACAATTCCTTACTGAAAGACCTGGTTCTTCAGATAATGAAGAGGCAAGTTCTTGTTATAGGGCAAATCCACAGGAAGAGCAAGAAGATAGAAGGCCGGGCCAAGGAATATCCAGAAATACTAAGAATATAGAACAGCTTACTCTTTGA